A window of the Zerene cesonia ecotype Mississippi chromosome 24, Zerene_cesonia_1.1, whole genome shotgun sequence genome harbors these coding sequences:
- the LOC119836360 gene encoding putative leucine-rich repeat-containing protein DDB_G0290503, whose translation MDKKLGSTGKVTSKINVKNDKLAEMAAKIDETDEMKLKMLAGLDKPDPDDVLYPPELNAHLIEQLKVMTGENNELRKCVFTKDEEIKQLNKTISDLNQRIRDIISGSGPAISSKSAGIISAKITELCKQNRHLVAEVESYKTKNATLERKLVQLDIINKENAKLDTCLCKDEPIDASPDELKELNNKLAVVNKKLYDSKNRNLELKNDILIATKILQQELGDKFTSIKDLQNELAGWKGRAQQIVLLQSRINVLEEKLNGKQKDLIEIKKHDQAQIIREIEMKRKKEIDKAMASLQSLREENSELKKKLDGAKCRIRNLECDATLIRQKMQTLVEKSNHDDLLINEQRNQIKNLELYYQEILKENTVKMNKMHGEIGEYQKLIKNTDAKIDALREQASEKATKIEELRAQLLRYEECSLQSVFFTPMKTATDNEIKQLSDLVVKLNERLDTERHKWDELDTLHRKTKEKKRKLEKKLSNLEEEIKNLRESRRGSRTSRTALIKDQLIDSFAHAVPSLSKKQSSIAAIAVKPSETTSSETPQSEAYDILDKDELKYKLELAEEKLKIMEDKLKMIEEEKQDDYNHLTDMIQTSKQLFNEALAVLKRDKCQCMS comes from the exons ATGGATAAGAAACTTGGATCCACGGGGAAAGTAACTTCGAAGATAAATGTAAAGAATGATAAATTAGCGGAAATGGCAGCCAAAATTGATGAAACTGATGAAATGAAACTTAAAATGTTGGCTGGACTGGATAAACCGGATCCTGATGATGTGTTATATCCACCTGAGCTTAATGCACATTTAATTGAACAGCTGaag GTAATGACTggagaaaataatgaattgcGTAAATGCGTATTTACTAAGgatgaagaaataaaacaacttaacAAAACTATTTCTGATCTTAATCAACGAATACGCGATATAATATCTGGCTCGGGGCCGGCGATTTCTTCAAAGTCAGCTGGTATTATAAGTGCAAAAATAACAGAACTATGCAAACAAAATCGACATCTGGTAGCCGAAGTCGAAAGCTATAAAACTAAGAATGCCACGTTAGAGAGGAAACTCGTCCAATtagacattattaataaagaaaatgctAAATTAGACACCTGTCTCTGTAAAGACGAACCTATTGATGCCAGTCCTGATGAACTAAAAGagctaaataataaacttgctgttgttaataaaaaattgtatgataGCAAAAATAGAAATCTTGAACTGAAAAATGATATATTGATAGCAACTAAAATATTGCAACAAGAACTCGGAGACAAATTTACGAGTATAAAGGATCTGCAAAATGAACTAGCTGGGTGGAAGGGTAGAGCGCAACAAATCGTTTTGTTGCAATCAAGAATTAATGTACTGGAAGAGAAATTAAATGGAAAACAAAAAGATCTTATTGAGATTAAAAAACATGATCAAGCACAG ATAATACGAGAAATAGAGATGAAAAGGAAGAAAGAAATAGACAAAGCTATGGCAAGTCTTCAATCATTAAGAGAGGAAAATTccgaattaaagaaaaaattggaTGGGGCTAAATGCAGAATCAGAAATTTAGAATGTGATGCTACACTTATAAGACAAAAAATGCAGACCCTTGTTGAAAAAAGCAACCACGATGATCTTCTTATAAATGAACAACGA AATCAAATAAAGAATCTTGAATTGTATTAtcaagaaattttaaaagaaaacacagtgaaaatgaataaaatgcatGGCGAAATTGGTGAATATcagaaactaataaaaaacaccGACGCTAAAATAGATGCATTAAGAGAGCAAGCTTCAGAAAAGGCCACAAAAATAGAGGAACTCAGAGCTCAATTACTTAGATACGAGGAGTGTTCCCTACAAAGTGTATTCTTCACTCCCATGAAAACAGCTACAGACAACGAGATAAAACAGCTGTCTGATTTAGTTGTGAAATTAAATGAGAGGTTAGATACAGAAAGGCACAAATGGGATGAGCTCGATACATTACATAGAAAAACTAAAGAGAAGAAAAGAAAACTCGAAAAGAAACTGTCAAATCTTGAAGaagaaattaagaatttaagGGAATCTAGGAGAGGTTCTCGGACATCAAGGACTGCGCTAATAAAGGATCAATTGATTGATTCGTTTGCTCATGCTGTACCATCtttaagtaaaaaacaatCGTCTATAGCCGCTATCGCTGTAAAACCAAGTGAGACAACATCCTCAGAAACACCTCAGAGTGAGGCTTACGATATTCTAGATAAAGATGAgctcaaatataaattagaactCGCTgaggaaaaattaaaaataatggaagacaaattaaaaatgatagaAGAAGAAAAGCAGGAtgattataatcatttaacgGATATGATTCAAACCTCTaagcaattatttaatgaagcTTTAGCAGTTTTGAAAAGAGACAAGTGTCAATGtatgtcataa